Proteins from a genomic interval of Amycolatopsis sp. cg13:
- a CDS encoding SDR family oxidoreductase encodes MNKVALITGASSGIGEATARRLAADGWHVVAGARREDRLAELAASADGIEVHRLDVTDRADVAGFVDRAVRDHGEIDAFIANAGVMPLSRLDAGLVEEWDRMIDVNVRGLLHGIAAALPHFTRQRRGHFVTVASIGAHQVTPTAAVYCGTKYAAWAITEGLRQECDPSIRVTTVSPGVVTSELADTISDPETQEVMRIYRKDAIEPKAIGDAIAYALDQPADVDVTEMIVRPARQR; translated from the coding sequence ATGAACAAGGTCGCCCTGATCACCGGTGCCAGCAGCGGCATCGGCGAAGCCACCGCCCGCCGCCTCGCCGCCGACGGCTGGCACGTCGTCGCCGGAGCACGCCGCGAAGACCGCCTGGCCGAACTCGCCGCCAGCGCGGACGGCATCGAAGTCCACCGCCTCGACGTGACCGACCGCGCCGACGTCGCCGGGTTCGTCGACCGCGCGGTGCGCGACCACGGCGAGATCGACGCGTTCATCGCGAACGCCGGCGTGATGCCGCTGTCCCGGTTGGACGCCGGGCTGGTCGAGGAATGGGACCGGATGATCGACGTGAACGTCCGGGGCCTGCTGCACGGCATCGCCGCCGCGCTGCCCCACTTCACCCGCCAGCGCCGAGGCCACTTCGTCACCGTCGCCTCGATCGGCGCGCATCAGGTCACCCCGACCGCCGCGGTCTACTGCGGCACCAAATACGCGGCGTGGGCGATCACCGAGGGCCTTCGGCAGGAATGCGACCCGTCGATCCGCGTCACCACGGTTTCCCCCGGCGTCGTCACCTCGGAGCTGGCGGACACGATCAGCGACCCGGAAACGCAGGAGGTCATGCGGATCTACCGCAAGGACGCGATCGAACCGAAAGCGATCGGCGACGCCATCGCCTACGCTCTCGACCAGCCGGCCGACGTGGACGTCACCGAGATGATCGTGCGGCCGGCCCGGCAACGCTGA
- a CDS encoding YciI family protein, with product MPQYLLGIYQPDGGTPDPEVLADIAARLEAVTDEMKATGVWVFSGGLHPAPAARVVRASGDDVLYADGPFAEGKEHLGGFTIVTAPDPEVAAEWARRISEITTLPVEVREFH from the coding sequence ATGCCGCAGTACCTGCTCGGGATCTACCAGCCCGACGGCGGGACCCCGGATCCCGAAGTGCTGGCGGACATCGCCGCGCGCCTCGAAGCGGTGACCGACGAGATGAAAGCGACCGGCGTCTGGGTGTTCTCGGGCGGGCTGCATCCGGCGCCGGCCGCTCGAGTCGTCCGCGCTTCCGGCGACGACGTCCTCTACGCCGACGGCCCGTTCGCCGAAGGCAAGGAACACCTGGGCGGCTTCACGATCGTGACCGCGCCCGATCCGGAGGTCGCGGCCGAATGGGCGCGGCGGATCTCGGAAATCACCACGCTGCCGGTGGAAGTCCGGGAGTTCCATTGA
- a CDS encoding RNA polymerase sigma factor, with translation MISTAVLERIFRAQHGRAVAVLARVFGDLDLAEDAVQEACAIATAKWRAEGLPPSPAGWLITTARNRGIDRLRRESTRADRHAQAALLHAAEPFDEGAIPDERLRLIFTCCHPALNPAARVALTLRLLGGLTTAEIAHAFLVPESTLAQRLVRAKAKIRDARIPYRVPDAADLPSRLNAVLAVLYLIFTEAHTASTGPDLTRPDLAAEAIRLTRILAALLPGEPEVLGLLALQLLTESRRAARLDADGIPVLLPDQDRDRWDWTLIAEGQSLVRQCLRLDRPGPYQIQAAINAVHSDGTDWVQILALYDQLLALTPTPIVALNRAVAVAEVEGPGAALTIVDSLDLSHRHLFHAVRADLLTRLGRTADAAEAYDEALRLVANEAERLLLQRKRAALNPPHRD, from the coding sequence TTGATCTCGACGGCCGTGCTCGAGCGGATCTTCCGCGCCCAGCACGGCCGCGCGGTCGCGGTGCTGGCCCGGGTCTTCGGCGACCTGGACCTCGCCGAGGACGCGGTCCAGGAGGCGTGCGCGATCGCCACCGCGAAATGGCGCGCGGAAGGGCTTCCGCCGAGCCCCGCGGGCTGGCTGATCACGACCGCCCGCAACCGCGGAATCGACCGGCTCCGCCGCGAATCCACCCGCGCCGACCGCCACGCGCAAGCCGCGCTCCTGCACGCCGCCGAACCGTTCGACGAAGGCGCGATCCCCGACGAGCGCCTGCGGCTGATCTTCACCTGCTGCCACCCCGCTCTCAACCCCGCCGCCCGGGTCGCGCTCACCCTGCGCCTGCTGGGCGGCCTCACTACGGCCGAGATCGCACACGCGTTTTTAGTCCCGGAATCCACGCTGGCGCAACGCCTAGTGCGCGCGAAAGCCAAGATCCGCGACGCCCGCATCCCCTACCGCGTCCCCGACGCCGCCGACCTCCCGTCTCGGCTCAACGCCGTCCTCGCGGTGCTGTACTTGATCTTCACCGAAGCCCACACCGCCAGCACCGGCCCGGATCTCACGCGACCGGACCTGGCCGCGGAGGCGATCCGCCTGACCCGGATCCTCGCCGCCCTGCTCCCCGGCGAACCCGAAGTCCTGGGCTTGCTAGCACTGCAGCTGCTCACCGAATCCCGCCGCGCGGCCCGCCTCGACGCCGACGGAATCCCGGTGCTGCTGCCCGACCAGGACCGCGACCGCTGGGACTGGACGCTGATCGCCGAAGGCCAGTCGCTGGTCCGCCAGTGCCTGCGACTCGACCGCCCCGGGCCGTACCAGATCCAGGCCGCGATCAACGCCGTCCACAGCGACGGGACCGACTGGGTCCAGATCCTCGCCCTCTACGACCAGCTGCTCGCCCTGACTCCCACTCCGATCGTCGCGCTGAATCGCGCCGTCGCGGTCGCCGAGGTCGAGGGCCCGGGTGCTGCGTTGACCATTGTGGACAGTCTCGATCTCAGCCACCGGCACCTGTTCCACGCCGTCCGGGCTGACTTGCTCACCCGGCTAGGCCGAACCGCCGACGCCGCGGAGGCTTACGACGAGGCGCTGCGCCTGGTCGCGAATGAGGCTGAACGCCTTCTGCTGCAACGCAAACGGGCCGCTCTCAACCCGCCTCACCGAGACTGA
- a CDS encoding TetR/AcrR family transcriptional regulator, with amino-acid sequence MTSTSDRRPTRVATLPPRERILDAAEELFLNEGVVRVGVQAIADRAGTTKMAIYRHFGTKDALIAEWLRIVVHDYSAAFDAAEQAHPDDFAEQIRAVGRFIVDGLPEFSHRGCPFTNSVAELPDPDHPARRLISEHKTRQFGRLLAMCEGLGLADPELGAAELTFAMEGAQIAVQNGGVENVGAHLTKIVEGVVGRGKTSGPSKK; translated from the coding sequence ATGACGAGCACCTCCGACCGGCGGCCGACCCGGGTCGCGACGTTGCCGCCTCGCGAGCGCATCCTCGACGCGGCCGAGGAGCTGTTCCTCAACGAGGGCGTGGTGCGGGTGGGGGTCCAGGCGATCGCGGACCGCGCCGGGACCACGAAGATGGCGATCTACCGGCACTTCGGCACCAAGGACGCGCTCATCGCGGAGTGGCTGCGGATCGTCGTGCACGACTACTCCGCGGCCTTCGACGCGGCCGAACAGGCGCATCCGGACGATTTCGCGGAGCAGATCCGCGCGGTGGGGCGGTTCATCGTCGACGGGCTGCCCGAGTTTTCCCATCGCGGCTGCCCGTTCACGAACTCCGTCGCCGAACTGCCCGACCCGGACCATCCGGCGCGGCGGCTGATCAGCGAGCACAAGACCCGGCAGTTCGGCAGGCTCCTGGCGATGTGCGAGGGACTCGGGCTGGCCGATCCGGAGCTGGGCGCGGCGGAGCTGACGTTCGCGATGGAGGGGGCGCAGATCGCGGTGCAGAACGGCGGTGTGGAGAACGTCGGCGCGCACCTGACGAAGATCGTCGAAGGGGTCGTCGGCCGCGGCAAAACATCCGGACCGTCGAAGAAGTGA